The genomic stretch AAGATGAGCTGGGTGTCTTATTATTTAATCGCTTGCCACGTGGTGTGGAAACGACTCAAGCCGGTCAAGTGCTCTACCAAGAAGCACGCAGTATTTTGAGTCACGCACAAAGTATTCAGCAACGTCTGAGCTATATTGCAAAAGGAATGGAAGGGCAGCTTCGAATTGGGTTTACCAACTCGGCTGGATTACATGCATTTTTGCCGACACTTTTAGCACAGTATCGTGCTTTATATCCTGCGGTGAATATTCATTTGGAAGAACATGGCAGTCGTGCATTAACAGAAGCCATTTTAAATCAAAAACTCGATATTGCATTTTTACGAAAACCAGCGGCTGAGGGTTTAGGCTTAACCAGTATTCATTTATTTGATGAACCTTTGATGGTTGCTTTGCCGATTGACCATCCGTTGGCTGAAATGCAGGAGAGCATTGATATGGCTGATTTAGCACAAGATGATTTTGTATTATATCGTCGCTTAAACGGTCAAGATTTATATGATCATATTTTATCGCTTTGCTTACAGGCTGGTTTTCGACCGAGAATAATTCAAGAAACCCCACGCTTGACGTTGAGTTTAAATTTGATTGCTGCTGGGATTGGCATTTCGATTGTGCCACAGTCGATTCAACACTTTTGGAATAAGCAGATTATTTATAAAGCGATTCATGCTGAGAACAGCTGTAATGCACCCGTATATGCGATATATTCAGATGCGAAAGAGAATATATATGTGCAACATATTCTGGAGTTGTTAAAAACAATTTCTCCGAATTGAATTAAAAGGGTAAGCCATTATTTATTCGAAGCGTTGTATCTATTCGTGATTTATAAAAAACAACATCCTCTACTTTATCTAAAGGGAATTAGGCCGATGCGATCTTCCACTATTGTTTTCGCGACTTTACTATTTGGTGGTCTAGCTGAAAATGTCTATGCGCAGCCTATTCAAGCGCTGAGTTTTCAGCATGCAGAATGGGAGCTATATTGTAGTAATACAGGAACTTGCCAAGCAGCAGGCTATCAATCAGATGATGGTGAGAGCTTACCCGTATCTATTTTATTGCGTCGCCAAGCGGGAGCCAAGCAGCCGGTGCAAGCGGAGTTTGCTTTGGGTTCAGATTATGGTGAAACCTTGCAATACAGCAAGCTTAAAAATATTCACTTTTATATCAACAATAAAGATCTTGGGCGAATTGAGGTTGATGGCGATGAAGCGCCATTGATGGGGATATTAAATACCCAGCAAAAAAATGCATTATTACAGCAGGCCAATCAATCGGTAAAAATCGAGTTTAAAAATAGTGATTATGCTTGGCGCGTTTCAGATCAAGGAATGACCGCAGTGCTATTAAAAATGGATGATTTTCAGAAGCGTGTGGGGACTAAGGCGGCTTTAGTCAAAAAAGGTCCAGCCGATGAATCTAAAGTTTTGGCAGTACAAGCCAAAATCGTGGTCAAAAAAGTAAAAACAGCCGAACAAGTCTATTTAACCATTCAACCAGATGCCAAGCAGTATAAAGCTTTACATAACAAGCTAATGGCTGCCCGTCCGAAGCAGCAGGATGGCTATGATGCATGTGAGGGGATTTATGATAGGGGTGAACCAAAATCTCAAGCAATTGATCTCTATACGTTAAGTAATAATAAAGTCTTGGCAACGACATTATGTTGGCGCGGTGCGTATAACGAAGGTTATGGCGCTTGGGTATTGGATCGCTCTCTCAGCGGGAAAGTTACATATGTCACTGAAATGGCAAGTGATATCGGCAGTGGTGAAATTTATGCATCACAAAAGGGCCGGGGTATCGGGGACTGTTGGAGTATGAATCAATGGATTTGGGATGGTCAGAACTTTGTGCATACGATTGATCGTTGGACTGGGATGTGTAAAGCCTTGGCGGCGGGTGGTGTGTGGAATTTAGATAAAATTGAAGCGGTGGTGCGGGAATAGCTGTGGTTTGATTGCGATCTGGTTCAGCTAGGGAGGGGGGCATTAATCGAAAATACGTCCCAGAAGTAAAAAGAACTTCTTAATAAGAAAAATAAAACCTTTAAATATTGCGTAAAGAAAAAACTCCCCCAAAAACTCTGCTAAAAATGAGCTACCTTCGGGTTTTTTAGGGTGCTGTTGATCTTGGGTGTTTTGATTTGGTGTATCTAAGTGATGCGCTGGTTGATGTAATGGTTGTTGCTGTTGAGCACTGGGAAGATCTTGCGTCGCTGGGCGAGTGTGTTTTTTGAGTTGAGAAAACTGATTTGAATCGAGTGGTTTACTCTGTGGGATTTCATCTGAGGTCGAGAATACAAGTTTATAAAAAATTAAAAGTAAAATAAGAATTAAACCGCCAGATAATAAAAATAAGGACATATTGTTTTAATGCATCGCTGTTAATGAAACGGTTAGAATGTTTTAAGTTTAGCTATGGTTGTTTAGAAGTCAATGTGTTTGATCGATCAGCAGTAGAGAGGATTTAGGACAGCATTGGCCAGTGATTATTAAAAATAGTTTGCAGACAATATGAACCGATGCTGAGTGAAAAATTCAAAAATATAATCGAAGTCTGAACTTTATCTGTAATATAAATAAAAATTGAAAGCGTATTTACGGAGTGATCACGTGGGGAAATATTTATATTGCGGTCTTAGTCTGGTTATTTTAAGTGGTGGTGTTGCTTATGCAGCGCCAGAACTTGAACAGTATCGTGGCATGCAAGGCCAAGGCGCACAGTTTAAAGATTTTAAAGTACTGACCCAACAAGGTTATATCAGCAAAAAACCACAAGTTTCTCGCTATGACTATAACGATGTCTTTAAAGTGAAGAAGCCATTACAGTTTGCTGGCCAAGACGTGATTTATATAACAGACGAATATATGTCTGAATATGTGGGTTGCTGTGTGAGTGAAGGCTGGGGGGCTTTATTTAAAAAGACCAGTGCATTAACTGAACTCAAAAACTTTGCTAATGCAAACTTTTGCTCACTAAAGCCCTTTGATCCCAAAGACAGTCAATATTATACGCAGAAAATTTTGGCTGCTCCGCAAGCTGAATATTATGAATTGTCTTGTCGAGAACGTGATTTAGAGTCTGGGAATTAGGCCACTACGGGATTATTTATTGCGAGATTATCTAAGGGATTATCTATCCAATAATTGCATGCAAAGATAAACAAAAAAACCCACTTTAAAGCGGGTTTGATTGTATTTAGGGATAGCGATTAAAGGAGGAGTCTCAATAATGAGATTAACCCAATAATTGTTTCATCAATTGATTGACTTGTGCTGGATTGGCTTTGCCTTTAGAGGCTTTCATGACTTGACCGACTAAACCGTTAAAGGCTTTGTCTTTACCAGACTTGTACTCTTCAACCATTTTTTCATTGGCTGCCAGCACATCTTTAATAATGGCTTCAATCGCACCAGTATCGGTTTCTTGCTTCAAGCCTTTTTCAGCAATAATGGTATCTGCAGTTTGACCTTCAGATTCCCACATAAAGCCAAAGACTTGTTTTGCAATTTTACCGCTAATGGTGTTGTCGACGATGCGTGCCACCATACCGCCAAGCTGTTGCGCAGAAACAGG from Acinetobacter pullicarnis encodes the following:
- a CDS encoding DUF1176 domain-containing protein, producing MRSSTIVFATLLFGGLAENVYAQPIQALSFQHAEWELYCSNTGTCQAAGYQSDDGESLPVSILLRRQAGAKQPVQAEFALGSDYGETLQYSKLKNIHFYINNKDLGRIEVDGDEAPLMGILNTQQKNALLQQANQSVKIEFKNSDYAWRVSDQGMTAVLLKMDDFQKRVGTKAALVKKGPADESKVLAVQAKIVVKKVKTAEQVYLTIQPDAKQYKALHNKLMAARPKQQDGYDACEGIYDRGEPKSQAIDLYTLSNNKVLATTLCWRGAYNEGYGAWVLDRSLSGKVTYVTEMASDIGSGEIYASQKGRGIGDCWSMNQWIWDGQNFVHTIDRWTGMCKALAAGGVWNLDKIEAVVRE
- a CDS encoding LysR family transcriptional regulator yields the protein MLDIAKLNAFVVVVEESNISKAAVRLNMQQPPLTRLIKSLEDELGVLLFNRLPRGVETTQAGQVLYQEARSILSHAQSIQQRLSYIAKGMEGQLRIGFTNSAGLHAFLPTLLAQYRALYPAVNIHLEEHGSRALTEAILNQKLDIAFLRKPAAEGLGLTSIHLFDEPLMVALPIDHPLAEMQESIDMADLAQDDFVLYRRLNGQDLYDHILSLCLQAGFRPRIIQETPRLTLSLNLIAAGIGISIVPQSIQHFWNKQIIYKAIHAENSCNAPVYAIYSDAKENIYVQHILELLKTISPN